Proteins encoded within one genomic window of Rhodobacteraceae bacterium LMO-JJ12:
- the pip gene encoding prolyl aminopeptidase, which translates to MDKFTGPRSAADYLYPQIEPFDRRILDVGDGHQVYMEQSGNPNGKPVVVLHGGPGGGCSPAMRRYFEPSYYRVILFDQRGCGRSKPHASVEDNTTWHLVRDIETIRKTLTIDKWTVFGGSWGATLALIYAETHPESVERLVLRGVFLGTQSELDWFYGGGAGRFWPETWERFVGLIPEREHGDLIAAYHKRLFSGDRAQETLFAKAWARWENALASVRSSGDGGDAGGEYARAFARLENHYFTHKVFLDRDQQIMDRLDRIAGIPGVIVQGRYDMICPPETAYQLANKWKNADLRMIPIAGHALSEPGISAELRRVMDEQAGL; encoded by the coding sequence ATGGACAAATTCACAGGCCCCCGAAGCGCGGCGGATTACCTCTATCCGCAGATCGAGCCGTTTGATCGCCGCATATTGGATGTGGGCGACGGGCATCAGGTTTACATGGAGCAATCGGGCAACCCAAATGGCAAACCCGTGGTCGTGTTGCATGGTGGTCCGGGCGGCGGATGCAGCCCGGCGATGCGGCGTTACTTCGAGCCGTCGTATTACCGCGTGATCCTGTTCGATCAGCGCGGCTGTGGTCGATCAAAGCCCCATGCAAGCGTCGAAGACAACACCACATGGCATCTTGTCCGTGATATCGAAACTATTCGCAAAACCTTAACAATAGACAAATGGACGGTTTTTGGCGGTTCTTGGGGGGCGACTCTGGCGTTGATTTATGCCGAAACGCATCCTGAATCGGTGGAGCGGCTGGTACTGCGCGGCGTGTTTCTTGGCACGCAGAGCGAACTTGATTGGTTCTATGGCGGTGGGGCCGGAAGGTTCTGGCCCGAGACTTGGGAAAGGTTTGTCGGGTTGATCCCGGAACGGGAACACGGTGATCTTATCGCGGCCTATCACAAGCGGCTGTTTTCCGGCGACAGGGCACAGGAAACCCTGTTTGCGAAAGCCTGGGCGCGCTGGGAAAATGCTTTGGCATCAGTGCGTTCCAGTGGGGATGGCGGCGATGCGGGGGGGGAATATGCGCGGGCGTTTGCGCGGCTTGAAAACCACTATTTCACCCATAAGGTCTTTCTTGATCGCGACCAGCAAATCATGGATCGGCTGGACAGAATTGCCGGTATTCCGGGTGTGATCGTGCAGGGACGCTATGACATGATCTGCCCGCCAGAAACCGCCTATCAGCTTGCGAACAAATGGAAAAATGCCGATCTTCGGATGATTCCAATCGCCGGGCACGCGCTGTCTGAGCCCGGTATCAGCGCCGAGCTGCGCCGGGTTATGGACGAACAGGCGGGGCTGTGA
- the ubiG gene encoding bifunctional 2-polyprenyl-6-hydroxyphenol methylase/3-demethylubiquinol 3-O-methyltransferase UbiG yields MQPAESTVDPAEVAKFEAMAAEWWDPNGKFKPLHLMNPCRLDYITTQIAEEFERNLENPQPFKGLRLLDIGCGGGLLSEPMARLGAEVIGADAAEGNLPVARIHAEQSGLEIDYRHTTAEALAAADETFDVVLNMEVVEHVADPLAYLTACRKLLKPDGLHICSTLNRNPKSFAMAIVGAEYVMRWLPKGTHEWSKFITPEELFALLKKAGLDPVDSKGFMFNPISWRWTISDRDLSVNYVTASKVSG; encoded by the coding sequence ATGCAACCCGCCGAAAGCACGGTCGATCCCGCAGAAGTCGCCAAGTTCGAAGCCATGGCAGCCGAATGGTGGGATCCCAACGGCAAGTTCAAGCCGCTGCACCTGATGAACCCGTGTCGGCTCGACTATATCACCACACAGATTGCCGAAGAGTTCGAGCGCAATCTAGAAAACCCGCAACCTTTCAAAGGCTTGCGGCTTCTCGACATCGGCTGTGGCGGCGGCTTGCTCAGCGAGCCGATGGCACGGCTGGGGGCCGAAGTAATCGGGGCGGATGCTGCCGAAGGCAACCTTCCTGTCGCCCGTATCCACGCCGAACAATCGGGCCTTGAGATTGATTATCGTCACACCACGGCCGAAGCGCTGGCCGCTGCGGACGAAACGTTTGATGTTGTGCTCAACATGGAGGTGGTCGAACATGTGGCCGATCCGCTGGCCTATCTCACGGCCTGCCGCAAGCTTCTGAAGCCCGACGGACTTCACATTTGCTCGACTCTCAATCGCAATCCGAAAAGCTTTGCCATGGCCATTGTCGGCGCCGAATACGTGATGCGCTGGCTGCCCAAGGGCACGCATGAGTGGTCCAAATTTATTACCCCAGAAGAGCTTTTTGCGTTGCTCAAGAAAGCAGGGCTCGACCCGGTGGACAGTAAGGGATTCATGTTCAACCCGATCAGTTGGCGCTGGACGATTTCCGACCGTGACTTAAGTGTAAATTACGTCACGGCAAGTAAAGTTTCGGGTTAG
- a CDS encoding MarR family transcriptional regulator translates to MTDPNNALAVALFSEILTADQLARNRLSKVLPKGMEISHFSVLNHLAHSGEERSPAQLAKSFHVTRGAMTNTLSKLEWAGYIHIRPDWEDARRKMVAISPAGRQARDAALAAIEPILSELVTDLGEVKVRAALPILRELRLKLEAD, encoded by the coding sequence ATGACCGACCCGAACAATGCCCTTGCCGTCGCGCTGTTCAGCGAAATTCTGACCGCAGACCAACTGGCCCGCAACCGGTTATCGAAAGTCTTGCCGAAGGGTATGGAGATTTCGCATTTCTCGGTGCTCAACCACCTCGCGCATAGCGGCGAAGAACGCTCGCCCGCTCAGTTGGCAAAAAGCTTTCATGTGACCCGCGGCGCGATGACCAATACGCTGAGCAAGCTGGAATGGGCGGGATACATTCATATTCGCCCGGATTGGGAAGATGCGCGACGCAAGATGGTTGCGATCAGCCCGGCAGGACGTCAGGCGCGCGATGCTGCCCTGGCTGCGATCGAGCCGATATTGAGCGAACTTGTGACCGATCTGGGAGAGGTGAAGGTACGCGCGGCATTGCCAATTCTGCGCGAATTGCGGCTCAAACTTGAAGCGGACTAA